One Orrella dioscoreae genomic window carries:
- the trhA gene encoding PAQR family membrane homeostasis protein TrhA, with amino-acid sequence MYEGERFNSWTHLMGMILAPASAAVLIARAVRFSADAWAIASCAIFAASMLCVYASSTLYHSTRGLRKRLWQRADHCAIYLLIAGTYTPLCLIPLRDDWGLPLLCGIWALAILGIGRELAGSKLDTPALPLYLCMGWLGALAALPIRQNLETVAIAWLLGGALLYTVGTVFFVNDTRWRHAHGIWHLFVLAGSLCHVIMVWHFMASSAH; translated from the coding sequence ATGTACGAAGGCGAACGCTTCAACAGTTGGACCCACCTGATGGGCATGATCCTGGCGCCTGCCAGCGCCGCGGTGCTGATCGCGCGCGCGGTGCGCTTCAGCGCCGACGCCTGGGCCATCGCCAGCTGCGCCATCTTCGCGGCGTCCATGCTGTGCGTCTACGCCAGTTCCACGCTCTACCACTCCACCCGCGGCCTGCGCAAGCGCCTGTGGCAACGCGCGGACCACTGCGCCATCTACCTGCTGATCGCGGGCACCTACACGCCGCTCTGCCTCATCCCCTTGCGCGACGATTGGGGCCTGCCGCTGCTCTGCGGCATCTGGGCGCTGGCCATCCTGGGCATCGGACGGGAACTGGCGGGCTCGAAACTGGACACCCCCGCACTGCCGCTGTACCTCTGCATGGGCTGGCTGGGCGCCCTGGCTGCGCTGCCCATCCGGCAGAACCTGGAGACCGTCGCCATTGCCTGGCTGCTGGGGGGCGCGCTGCTCTATACCGTCGGCACGGTCTTCTTCGTGAACGACACGCGCTGGCGGCATGCCCACGGCATCTGGCACCTGTTCGTGCTCGCGGGCAGCCTCTGCCACGTCATCATGGTGTGGCACTTCATGGCATCCAGCGCCCATTGA
- a CDS encoding acetoin reductase, translated as MSITGKIALVTGAGQGIGRGIALRLARDGADLALVDLDQAKLDAVAREIEALGRQATTFIADVSDREQVYAAVDHAERTLGGFDIIVNNAGISQVQPLLDVTPEEVERIYRINVQGVLWGIQAAARKFKARGTPGRIINASSIAGHDGFALLGVYSSTKFAVRALTQAAAKELAADGITVNAYCPGVVGTDMWVEIDKRMAEVTGAPVGATYKKYVEGIALGRAETPEDVAGLVAFLAGPDAAYMTGQAPLIDGGLVYR; from the coding sequence ATGAGCATTACCGGAAAGATCGCCCTCGTCACCGGCGCGGGCCAAGGCATCGGCCGCGGCATCGCACTGCGTCTCGCACGCGATGGCGCCGACCTCGCGCTGGTCGACCTGGACCAGGCCAAGCTCGACGCCGTCGCGCGCGAGATCGAAGCGCTCGGCCGCCAGGCCACCACGTTCATTGCCGACGTGAGCGACCGCGAACAGGTCTACGCCGCCGTCGACCACGCCGAACGCACGCTGGGCGGCTTCGACATCATCGTCAACAACGCCGGCATCTCGCAGGTGCAGCCCTTGCTGGACGTCACCCCGGAAGAAGTCGAACGCATCTACCGCATCAACGTGCAGGGCGTGCTCTGGGGCATCCAGGCCGCCGCCCGCAAGTTCAAGGCGCGCGGCACGCCCGGACGCATCATCAATGCCTCGTCCATCGCCGGCCATGACGGCTTCGCGCTGCTGGGCGTCTATTCGTCGACCAAGTTCGCGGTGCGCGCGCTGACGCAGGCTGCCGCGAAGGAACTCGCGGCCGACGGCATCACCGTGAATGCCTATTGCCCCGGCGTGGTGGGCACCGACATGTGGGTAGAAATCGACAAGCGCATGGCCGAGGTCACCGGCGCGCCTGTCGGCGCCACCTACAAGAAGTATGTGGAGGGCATCGCCCTGGGGCGGGCCGAGACGCCCGAGGACGTGGCCGGCCTGGTCGCGTTCCTGGCAGGCCCCGACGCAGCCTACATGACCGGCCAGGCCCCGCTCATCGACGGCGGGCTGGTCTACCGCTAG
- a CDS encoding trypsin-like peptidase domain-containing protein gives MIPLPARVLAARRACLPAARAALFTMLAAMGPAHAALPAAVDGAPMPSLAPMLERVTPSVVNISALGENREAVGYATRGQGGRQQSSGSGVIVDAAQGYVLTNHHVVRGAQSIKVSLQDGRSLAATVLGSDPDTDIAVLRIQAGGLQALPLSDSSDLRVGDFVVAIGDPFGLGQSATSGIVSALDRSSLRAAGYQNFIQTDASINPGNSGGALVNLRGELVGINTMIYTPSGGNVGIGFAIPSNLVGEVMGQLLRHGRVTRGSLGLDVLDISPRVVRQLGYAPGTTGVAVARVVDGTPAQRAGVQARDIIVAMDGKPIQSTQQLRNAEGLLPVGKEVRLTVQRAGKRQDVALRIERERDEKLHGGSLDPRLNGVEFSEMPRAQRLQGNDGVFVSATFPGRGPAAAHLRRGDIVVGLNQRPVGRLDGLRALLSELEGQPLSLTVLRGRTMMGLQLR, from the coding sequence ATGATTCCGCTTCCCGCCCGTGTCCTGGCGGCGCGCCGCGCTTGCCTTCCTGCGGCCCGCGCCGCGCTTTTCACCATGCTCGCGGCCATGGGGCCCGCGCATGCGGCCTTGCCGGCAGCCGTCGACGGCGCGCCGATGCCATCGCTGGCGCCCATGCTCGAGCGCGTGACGCCATCGGTCGTCAACATTTCGGCCCTGGGCGAGAACCGCGAGGCCGTGGGCTATGCGACGCGCGGCCAGGGCGGGCGCCAGCAAAGCTCCGGTTCCGGCGTGATCGTCGACGCGGCCCAGGGCTACGTCCTGACCAATCACCATGTGGTGCGCGGGGCGCAATCCATCAAGGTGTCGCTGCAGGATGGCCGCAGTCTGGCGGCCACGGTGCTGGGCAGCGACCCCGATACCGATATCGCGGTGCTGCGCATCCAGGCAGGGGGCCTGCAGGCCTTGCCGCTGTCCGATTCCAGCGACCTGCGCGTGGGCGACTTCGTGGTCGCCATCGGCGATCCTTTCGGCCTGGGGCAGTCGGCCACGTCCGGCATCGTGTCGGCGCTGGATCGTTCCAGCCTGCGCGCGGCGGGCTACCAGAACTTCATCCAGACGGACGCGTCCATCAATCCCGGCAACTCGGGCGGGGCGCTGGTGAACCTGAGGGGCGAACTCGTCGGCATCAACACCATGATCTACACGCCCTCGGGCGGGAACGTGGGCATCGGCTTCGCCATTCCCTCGAACCTGGTGGGCGAGGTAATGGGACAGCTGCTGCGCCATGGACGCGTGACGCGCGGGTCGCTGGGCCTGGACGTGCTGGACATCTCGCCGCGCGTGGTCAGGCAACTGGGCTATGCGCCCGGCACCACCGGCGTGGCCGTCGCGCGCGTGGTGGATGGCACGCCGGCGCAGCGGGCGGGCGTGCAGGCGCGCGACATCATCGTGGCGATGGACGGCAAGCCGATCCAGAGCACGCAGCAGTTGCGCAACGCGGAGGGCCTGCTGCCGGTGGGCAAGGAGGTACGCCTGACCGTGCAGCGCGCCGGCAAGCGGCAGGACGTGGCCTTGCGCATCGAACGCGAACGGGATGAAAAACTGCACGGCGGGTCGCTGGACCCGCGCCTGAACGGCGTCGAGTTTTCCGAGATGCCGCGCGCGCAACGCCTGCAGGGCAATGACGGGGTGTTCGTCAGCGCCACCTTCCCGGGCCGCGGACCTGCCGCGGCGCACCTGCGGCGTGGCGACATCGTCGTGGGCCTGAACCAGCGGCCGGTCGGCCGCCTGGACGGCTTGCGCGCGCTGCTGTCGGAGTTGGAGGGCCAGCCGCTGTCGCTGACGGTGTTGCGCGGGCGCACGATGATGGGCTTGCAGTTGCGCTGA